A single Staphylococcus muscae DNA region contains:
- a CDS encoding FAD/NAD(P)-binding protein produces MYEWLIIGGGVHATTIGLQLRYLGLPVEQLALVDSHEKLMGNFKMQTSRLSMPYLRSPLVHHCHPEPFDLKKFAKHHQYAQAMIGQYQRPRLDMFFDHTEQWIETYSLEDTHIQQDAIDIEQKDNHWEVTLENGQLLQARHVVLAMGTHRTPNVPDMYAEQPDVQHIHQKEIDIHTHASHVIGSGISAAHLVIKLLGEERSEPIHLWVKKQLEVFDFDADPGWLGPKNMRGFQCEKDLAKRAEINCNERHKGSMPKEMYMKLMHAQEAGNLIIHETPITKVAHHKIYTEHESVDYDGIYLATGFKMDLMQQPLIQSIIQRKDAQMVSGYPVLTTSLEWVDNLYVSGMLADLELGPFARNIMGGRMAAQRIGEVFVKEQAALKKAM; encoded by the coding sequence ATGTATGAATGGCTAATTATCGGTGGAGGTGTTCATGCGACAACAATCGGGTTGCAATTACGTTATTTAGGGCTTCCTGTTGAACAACTGGCACTTGTCGATTCACATGAGAAATTAATGGGCAACTTTAAAATGCAGACTTCAAGACTCAGCATGCCTTATTTGAGATCTCCACTTGTACATCATTGTCATCCAGAGCCGTTTGATCTAAAAAAGTTTGCGAAGCATCATCAATATGCGCAGGCAATGATTGGACAGTATCAACGGCCACGATTGGATATGTTTTTTGATCATACGGAGCAGTGGATAGAGACATATTCATTAGAAGATACACATATTCAACAAGATGCAATAGATATTGAACAAAAGGATAACCATTGGGAAGTCACACTTGAAAATGGACAGTTACTACAAGCACGTCACGTTGTATTGGCGATGGGGACACATCGTACACCGAATGTTCCTGACATGTATGCAGAACAACCGGATGTCCAACATATTCACCAAAAAGAAATAGATATACATACGCATGCTTCCCACGTAATCGGTAGCGGCATTTCTGCTGCGCATTTAGTCATCAAATTATTAGGTGAAGAACGCAGTGAACCGATTCATTTATGGGTGAAGAAACAATTAGAAGTTTTTGATTTTGATGCTGATCCAGGCTGGTTAGGCCCTAAAAATATGCGCGGCTTTCAGTGTGAAAAAGATTTGGCAAAGCGTGCGGAAATTAACTGCAACGAACGACATAAAGGTTCAATGCCAAAAGAGATGTATATGAAGTTGATGCATGCACAAGAAGCGGGCAATCTTATCATACATGAAACACCTATCACAAAAGTTGCGCATCATAAGATTTATACAGAACATGAATCAGTTGATTACGATGGTATCTACTTGGCAACTGGATTCAAAATGGATTTAATGCAACAACCACTGATTCAGTCAATTATACAGCGTAAAGATGCGCAGATGGTGTCAGGCTATCCTGTGCTCACTACGTCTCTTGAGTGGGTAGATAATCTCTATGTGTCAGGTATGTTGGCTGATTTAGAGTTGGGCCCCTTTGCACGCAACATTATGGGTGGACGTATGGCAGCACAACGCATTGGTGAAGTATTTGTAAAAGAACAAGCTGCGTTGAAAAAAGCGATGTAA
- a CDS encoding SDR family oxidoreductase, with protein sequence MSSQNPLTQYFHDTYEKQPQPYPGIQREMTPVPDCGETSYRGAEKLVGKKALVTGGDSGIGRAAAIAYAREGADVAIAYHPDEQVDAEDVKEIIEAAGRKAVLLPGDLRDADYARQMVKDAHEQLGGLDILVLNAGMQQFEFDIQKLDPKQLTDTFEVNVFSTVYSIQEALNYLEAGASIILTSSIQAVKPSPQLLDYAMTKSCNVSLAKGLAAQLGPKGIRVNAVAPGPVWTPLQISGGQPQEKIPNFGKNQPLQRAGQPVELADIYVLLASEGGSFITGQVYGITGGAPIV encoded by the coding sequence ATGTCTAGCCAAAATCCATTAACACAATATTTCCATGATACGTATGAAAAACAACCCCAACCTTACCCAGGTATTCAACGTGAAATGACACCAGTTCCAGACTGTGGTGAAACATCTTACCGTGGTGCCGAAAAGTTAGTTGGTAAGAAAGCACTTGTGACAGGTGGCGACTCGGGCATCGGTCGTGCGGCAGCTATTGCTTATGCAAGAGAAGGAGCAGATGTTGCGATTGCATATCATCCCGATGAACAAGTAGACGCAGAAGATGTGAAAGAAATCATTGAAGCAGCAGGAAGAAAAGCAGTCTTGTTACCAGGAGACTTGCGTGATGCAGACTATGCACGACAAATGGTGAAAGATGCCCACGAACAATTGGGCGGTCTGGATATTTTAGTACTCAATGCTGGGATGCAACAGTTTGAGTTTGACATTCAAAAGTTGGATCCAAAACAGCTAACAGATACATTCGAAGTGAACGTATTTTCAACTGTATATTCAATTCAAGAAGCGTTAAATTATCTCGAAGCGGGTGCGAGCATTATCTTAACGTCATCTATTCAAGCAGTGAAACCAAGCCCACAATTATTGGACTATGCGATGACAAAATCTTGTAATGTATCGTTGGCGAAAGGATTGGCTGCGCAGTTAGGGCCTAAAGGGATTCGAGTCAATGCTGTTGCGCCAGGACCTGTCTGGACACCACTACAAATTTCAGGCGGACAACCACAAGAAAAAATTCCTAACTTTGGTAAAAACCAACCGTTACAACGTGCAGGACAACCTGTTGAGTTAGCGGATATTTATGTATTACTTGCATCTGAAGGTGGTAGCTTCATTACAGGTCAAGTGTACGGTATTACAGGCGGTGCACCGATCGTTTAG
- a CDS encoding dicarboxylate/amino acid:cation symporter, protein MKLIGKLLLGIIAGILLGMLDVDILNKVLVTVKGVFGQIINYMIPLIIFFFIASGITSLGKGSGKLVGMTVGVAYTSTILAGLMALTVSYNLMPVIASNGKVPGEAPEIAPFFSFEFDPLMGVLTALITAFAFGIIAHKVEAFTMIKLIDEGQRIVEVLIEKIIIPFLPFYIATIFAEMTAQGTVVSILKVFGIVLIIAIVMHWVWLTVLYVIAGVLNKKSPITLLKTMLPSYFTALGTMSSAATIPVTLKQAKKNDVTPAVADFSVPLLATIHLSGSTITLVSCSVAAMIVLPSLSLVSVPTMIGFIFMLGVIMIAAPGVPGGSVMAASGILGSILGFNEAAIGLMIALYMAQDSFGTATNVTGDGAISAIVDRLGKKYTE, encoded by the coding sequence ATGAAACTAATTGGAAAGTTATTATTAGGGATTATAGCAGGTATTTTACTAGGGATGTTAGATGTCGACATTCTCAATAAAGTACTTGTAACAGTGAAGGGCGTCTTCGGGCAAATCATCAATTACATGATTCCGTTGATTATCTTTTTCTTCATTGCTTCTGGTATTACATCACTTGGCAAAGGTTCAGGAAAACTTGTTGGTATGACAGTAGGTGTCGCTTATACATCAACAATTTTAGCAGGTTTAATGGCATTAACTGTTTCTTATAATTTGATGCCAGTGATTGCATCAAATGGTAAAGTGCCTGGGGAAGCACCTGAGATTGCACCATTCTTTTCTTTTGAATTCGATCCGTTAATGGGTGTATTGACAGCATTGATTACAGCGTTTGCATTCGGTATTATTGCGCACAAAGTTGAAGCATTCACGATGATTAAATTAATCGATGAAGGTCAACGTATCGTAGAAGTATTAATTGAAAAAATTATTATTCCATTCTTACCATTCTACATTGCGACAATCTTTGCGGAAATGACAGCACAAGGAACAGTTGTCAGCATCTTAAAAGTATTTGGTATTGTATTGATTATTGCGATTGTGATGCATTGGGTATGGTTAACAGTACTCTATGTGATTGCAGGTGTATTGAACAAGAAAAGTCCAATTACATTGCTTAAAACGATGTTACCATCTTACTTCACAGCATTAGGTACGATGAGTAGTGCGGCTACAATTCCAGTCACATTGAAACAAGCGAAAAAGAACGATGTAACACCGGCTGTTGCAGACTTCAGTGTTCCATTGCTTGCAACAATTCACTTATCAGGTTCTACAATTACATTAGTGAGTTGCTCAGTTGCAGCGATGATTGTTTTACCAAGTCTATCATTAGTAAGTGTGCCAACAATGATTGGATTCATCTTTATGCTTGGTGTCATCATGATTGCAGCGCCAGGTGTTCCGGGTGGATCTGTAATGGCAGCAAGTGGTATTTTAGGTTCAATCTTAGGATTTAACGAAGCGGCCATTGGCTTGATGATTGCGTTGTATATGGCGCAAGATAGCTTTGGTACAGCAACGAACGTAACAGGTGATGGTGCAATCTCAGCGATTGTAGATCGTTTAGGTAAAAAGTATACAGAATAA
- a CDS encoding Bcr/CflA family efflux MFS transporter — protein sequence MTKTKIDLSHLSFIILLGAMTAFGPMLSDMYSPALPLVQKDLGTSTSQVQLTLSIAMIGIAFGQFIFGVIADRVPRKTLVLTILSLVVIASLASAISSSVSLFIVARLVQGLAGGGAIVIARATVAELYHGEILSRFFTALMVVNGIISILAPLVSALILTVAEWRAIFVALAVIGAVMFLVVLTHPKMKTLNTTHETHDNFGAIFKDFGRLLKTPHFLVPMFLQGVTYIMIFSYGAGAPFITQNVYGLSPQNFSMLMVLTGIGLIISSQLANILLRFYNQLNVLAGFIIVQVIGAVLVMVVLLLHLPLAVLIIGFMLCVAPVTAIGPLAYSLAMQARTGGSGSASSLLGLFQFVLGSSVAPLIGIQGPDSVIPYSVVLGTTIVLLLALMFLTRILLKTTLNKA from the coding sequence ATGACAAAGACAAAGATTGATCTATCACATTTATCATTCATTATTTTATTAGGGGCGATGACAGCATTTGGACCGATGTTGTCAGATATGTATAGTCCTGCTTTACCACTTGTTCAAAAAGACTTAGGCACTTCTACGTCACAAGTACAATTAACATTATCAATCGCGATGATTGGTATTGCATTCGGTCAATTTATATTCGGCGTTATTGCGGATCGTGTTCCGCGTAAAACGTTGGTATTGACGATCTTATCGCTTGTTGTCATTGCATCGTTAGCCAGTGCAATAAGCAGTAGTGTCAGCTTATTTATTGTGGCACGTTTAGTACAAGGATTAGCGGGTGGCGGAGCAATTGTGATTGCCCGTGCAACAGTTGCTGAACTGTATCACGGCGAAATTCTGAGTCGCTTTTTCACTGCTTTAATGGTCGTGAATGGTATCATTTCAATCTTAGCACCATTAGTGAGTGCATTGATCCTAACAGTGGCTGAATGGAGAGCGATCTTCGTTGCACTTGCAGTGATTGGTGCAGTGATGTTCTTAGTTGTATTGACGCACCCGAAAATGAAGACATTGAATACAACACATGAGACACATGACAACTTTGGCGCAATCTTCAAAGACTTTGGTCGTTTATTGAAAACACCACACTTTCTCGTGCCAATGTTTTTACAAGGTGTTACTTATATTATGATATTTAGTTATGGAGCAGGGGCGCCGTTCATTACACAAAATGTTTACGGCCTATCACCACAAAACTTTAGTATGTTGATGGTATTGACGGGAATTGGTCTGATTATTTCGAGCCAATTAGCAAACATTCTATTGCGTTTTTACAATCAATTGAATGTATTAGCAGGCTTCATCATTGTACAAGTCATTGGTGCAGTGCTTGTAATGGTCGTATTGTTATTACACTTGCCACTTGCTGTGCTGATTATCGGGTTTATGCTTTGTGTGGCACCAGTCACAGCAATTGGACCATTGGCATATTCACTCGCCATGCAAGCGAGAACAGGTGGAAGTGGTAGTGCATCAAGTTTACTCGGACTGTTCCAATTTGTCTTAGGGAGTTCTGTTGCACCACTGATTGGTATTCAAGGGCCTGACAGCGTTATTCCATACAGCGTTGTACTTGGAACGACTATTGTCTTACTATTAGCATTGATGTTTTTAACACGTATTTTATTGAAAACAACATTAAATAAAGCATAA
- a CDS encoding cyclase family protein, whose amino-acid sequence MWIDITHTLHEDVAPWPGDPAFKLQYFTTKKENGSANIAHISGSNHIGTHIDAAKHVSDNGWTADEIDIQRLIGDATILVFTDQTHITREDLERTHIEGTILLLKTRTVSQPTVFPNEITVLTKDAIDYLVTCGIQVVGVDVPSVDELDSETLDNHHQLAQHHMYHIENLRLDDVTEGQYRFIGLPLKIQGADAAYLRAVVEKK is encoded by the coding sequence ATGTGGATAGATATTACACATACATTGCATGAAGATGTGGCACCATGGCCGGGAGATCCTGCTTTTAAGCTGCAATATTTTACAACCAAAAAAGAAAATGGGAGTGCAAACATTGCGCACATCTCTGGTAGTAACCATATCGGCACACATATCGATGCAGCCAAACACGTCTCAGATAACGGATGGACTGCTGATGAAATAGATATTCAACGTCTTATTGGAGACGCAACGATATTGGTATTTACTGATCAAACACATATCACACGTGAAGATTTGGAACGCACACACATAGAAGGAACGATATTATTGCTGAAAACACGAACTGTATCGCAACCAACGGTGTTTCCAAATGAGATTACAGTGTTGACTAAAGATGCGATTGATTATCTTGTGACATGTGGGATTCAAGTCGTCGGTGTAGATGTCCCTTCAGTCGATGAGCTTGACTCTGAAACATTGGACAATCATCATCAGCTTGCACAACATCATATGTATCATATTGAGAACCTACGTTTAGATGATGTCACAGAAGGACAATATCGTTTTATAGGATTGCCACTGAAGATTCAAGGTGCAGATGCGGCATATTTACGTGCAGTTGTGGAGAAAAAGTAA
- a CDS encoding alpha/beta fold hydrolase, with amino-acid sequence MSLNNYEQTVMTLKDHEDAQLEIVTMGDMTSDKAVVLIHGAVMNYKIMTVFAKYIHHVRLIFINCPGRGESSELARASHSLVDYATRINEALVSIVNETKLQELAIIGYSMGGLIATKLAGYNTLPIKQLVYLNSAAKIDIKELRISKLLMELVKDMKSDNQDGMIKSIPELVLDQGISKKHENNTNFTDYFAPVDAMVTDLLYTLGSDYLADIDEIADMPDVLFLLGEDDVIFPNKDSKETLEKFESLGASVKSVIYPEVGHLDFLRVLDKTHDGALQSIESNINDWLHI; translated from the coding sequence ATGTCACTAAACAATTATGAACAGACAGTTATGACATTAAAAGATCATGAAGATGCACAGTTAGAGATTGTGACAATGGGAGATATGACATCAGATAAGGCAGTCGTATTGATACATGGTGCGGTGATGAATTATAAAATAATGACGGTATTTGCCAAATATATTCATCATGTAAGATTGATTTTTATCAATTGTCCAGGGCGTGGTGAGAGCAGTGAGTTAGCACGTGCATCACACAGCTTAGTTGATTATGCGACACGCATTAATGAAGCATTGGTATCGATTGTCAACGAGACAAAACTTCAAGAGCTAGCGATCATTGGGTATTCAATGGGTGGATTGATTGCGACGAAGCTTGCAGGTTATAATACGTTACCAATCAAACAGTTGGTGTACCTTAATAGTGCTGCTAAAATTGATATTAAAGAATTACGCATTTCTAAGCTACTGATGGAACTCGTTAAAGATATGAAGTCGGACAATCAAGATGGCATGATCAAGAGTATTCCAGAGTTAGTATTAGATCAAGGTATCTCTAAGAAACATGAAAACAATACGAACTTTACCGATTACTTTGCACCAGTCGATGCAATGGTAACAGACTTGTTATATACGCTCGGATCAGATTATCTTGCGGATATTGACGAGATTGCCGATATGCCTGATGTGTTGTTTTTATTAGGGGAAGATGATGTGATCTTTCCGAACAAAGACTCTAAAGAAACACTTGAAAAGTTTGAGTCACTTGGAGCAAGTGTGAAAAGTGTCATATATCCAGAAGTCGGGCATTTAGACTTTTTACGTGTGCTCGATAAAACGCATGATGGTGCGTTACAAAGTATTGAATCGAATATTAATGATTGGCTACACATATAA
- a CDS encoding phosphate--AMP phosphotransferase produces MSEKIERLQLKAAELTRKTHVLGIPVMIVFEGVPASGKTRLANELLLTLDAKYTHFIATKTPSDEDLRYQFLQKFWDTLPSKGDINIYFRSWYAQYIDYKVHGIKQKVLKDYDHLYDDIQSFEQMLVDDRHEVIKYYINIDEEKRQEHIAQMKENPLTNWKAQEYENVVPSDVYQKKFAPLLSSDWKVIDYTEREVAIEKMYKHFIARLESAIAHHEKRERVVDGAFTKNFHTDLFSPVETKVKKRTYESIIESLQLRLRELQFALYERKIPLVLVYEGMDAAGKGGNIKRVRELLDPTGYEVNTTSAPTDVELNHHYLWRFAKVMPKSGHISIFDRSWYGRVLVERVEGFATKDEWSRAYDEINQFEKMWTHDGAIVLKFFLSLDKDEQLKRFEDRQQDPTKQWKITDEDWRNREKWDVYLEASHDMINKTNTAHAPWLIVPADHKKTARIQVLKYIIQKCEEKLWGVKQY; encoded by the coding sequence ATGAGTGAAAAAATTGAAAGACTACAATTGAAAGCAGCAGAGTTAACACGGAAAACACATGTATTAGGAATTCCGGTAATGATTGTTTTTGAAGGTGTACCTGCATCAGGGAAAACAAGACTTGCCAACGAACTTTTATTAACATTAGATGCCAAGTATACACATTTTATTGCGACTAAAACGCCGTCCGATGAAGATTTGCGCTATCAGTTTTTACAGAAGTTTTGGGATACACTACCATCTAAAGGGGATATCAATATCTATTTCCGAAGTTGGTATGCACAGTATATCGATTATAAAGTGCATGGCATCAAACAGAAAGTGTTGAAAGACTATGATCATTTATATGATGATATACAATCGTTTGAACAAATGCTTGTTGATGATCGTCATGAAGTGATCAAGTATTACATCAATATAGATGAAGAAAAGCGTCAAGAACATATTGCGCAGATGAAAGAAAACCCACTGACGAATTGGAAAGCACAAGAATATGAAAATGTTGTACCATCAGATGTATACCAAAAAAAGTTTGCGCCACTGCTAAGTTCCGATTGGAAAGTAATTGACTATACAGAACGTGAAGTCGCAATTGAAAAGATGTACAAACATTTCATTGCACGTTTAGAATCTGCAATCGCACATCATGAAAAGCGTGAACGTGTGGTAGATGGAGCATTCACAAAAAACTTCCACACAGATTTGTTCAGCCCGGTAGAGACAAAAGTGAAAAAACGTACTTACGAATCAATCATAGAATCGTTACAGTTGCGTTTGAGAGAGTTGCAATTTGCACTTTATGAACGTAAAATTCCGCTCGTACTTGTCTATGAAGGAATGGATGCGGCAGGAAAAGGCGGCAATATTAAGCGTGTGCGTGAATTGCTCGATCCGACAGGGTATGAAGTGAATACAACAAGTGCACCAACGGATGTCGAGTTGAATCATCATTATTTATGGCGCTTTGCGAAAGTGATGCCAAAGAGTGGGCATATTAGTATTTTTGATCGCAGTTGGTATGGTCGTGTCCTTGTTGAACGTGTGGAAGGTTTTGCAACGAAGGATGAATGGTCACGTGCGTATGATGAGATTAATCAGTTTGAAAAGATGTGGACACATGACGGTGCCATTGTGTTGAAGTTCTTCTTGTCACTTGATAAAGATGAACAGTTAAAACGCTTCGAAGACCGTCAACAAGATCCGACGAAACAATGGAAGATTACAGATGAAGATTGGCGTAATCGTGAGAAGTGGGATGTGTATTTGGAAGCGAGTCATGACATGATCAACAAGACGAATACAGCACACGCACCTTGGCTCATTGTACCAGCTGATCATAAAAAAACAGCACGTATTCAAGTGTTAAAATATATCATTCAAAAATGTGAAGAAAAGCTTTGGGGCGTCAAACAATATTAA
- a CDS encoding transglycosylase SLT domain-containing protein, producing MKKTLLASSLALAIGATGVATHTTDAHAAEEQINKAELAQLALNNDASLNESAIHAGAYDYKFSLDGVNYHFWSDGVYFGYEYNVNGNVETASSMAQPTEIADVNNVAMTQSESNNASYVQTQQQSYSNQPAAQAAPSYNYNTAQTSSVRLANGNTAGSVGSRAAQEMASRTGVAASTWEAIIARESNGQLNAYNPSGASGLFQTMPGWGDTNTYDQQIAAATKAYNAQGLSAWGF from the coding sequence ATGAAAAAAACATTATTAGCTTCATCATTAGCCTTAGCAATCGGAGCAACAGGAGTTGCTACACATACAACAGACGCACATGCAGCTGAAGAACAAATTAACAAAGCTGAATTAGCGCAATTAGCATTAAACAATGATGCATCATTAAACGAAAGTGCTATTCACGCTGGTGCATATGATTACAAATTCTCATTAGATGGCGTAAACTACCACTTCTGGTCAGATGGTGTTTACTTCGGTTATGAATACAATGTAAACGGTAATGTAGAAACAGCATCTTCAATGGCACAACCAACTGAAATTGCTGATGTGAACAACGTTGCAATGACTCAATCTGAATCAAACAATGCATCATACGTTCAAACACAACAACAATCATATTCAAACCAACCAGCGGCTCAAGCAGCGCCTTCATACAACTACAACACTGCACAAACTTCTAGTGTAAGATTAGCAAACGGTAACACTGCTGGTTCTGTTGGATCACGTGCAGCTCAAGAAATGGCTTCACGTACAGGTGTTGCAGCATCAACTTGGGAAGCAATCATTGCTCGTGAATCTAACGGTCAATTGAACGCATATAACCCATCAGGTGCTTCAGGTTTATTCCAAACAATGCCTGGTTGGGGTGATACAAACACTTATGATCAACAAATTGCTGCTGCAACAAAAGCTTACAACGCACAAGGTTTAAGTGCTTGGGGCTTCTAG